A stretch of Faecalibacterium duncaniae DNA encodes these proteins:
- a CDS encoding 5-bromo-4-chloroindolyl phosphate hydrolysis family protein — MSKIIRTRKPSVLPYYAAALAFVVLCAVLPVYRLWALLAALGAAVLAFAGAKKICPPRVVETEVPFHTGVDDVDAMLTEMQQQLDTLHALNEALPDPQLSAAMARMEKAGRSIVETVEATPAKAKQVRRFANYYLPDAVNVLQQYAKLAKQGVRGENAASIRAEVEHNAASIATAFENQLDALYAAESMDLSADLTVLQNMLKGQGL, encoded by the coding sequence ATGAGCAAGATCATTCGCACCCGGAAGCCCAGTGTCCTGCCGTACTACGCGGCGGCGCTGGCATTTGTGGTGCTGTGCGCTGTGCTTCCGGTCTATCGGCTGTGGGCACTGCTGGCGGCGCTGGGCGCGGCTGTGCTGGCCTTTGCCGGGGCCAAAAAGATCTGCCCGCCCCGGGTGGTGGAAACGGAAGTGCCTTTCCATACCGGTGTGGACGATGTGGATGCCATGCTGACCGAGATGCAGCAGCAGCTGGACACCCTCCATGCCCTGAACGAAGCCCTGCCGGACCCGCAGCTCTCCGCCGCCATGGCCCGGATGGAAAAGGCGGGCCGCTCCATTGTGGAAACGGTGGAAGCCACCCCCGCCAAGGCAAAGCAGGTGCGGCGGTTTGCCAATTACTATCTGCCCGATGCCGTGAACGTGCTGCAGCAGTACGCCAAGCTGGCAAAGCAGGGGGTGCGGGGCGAGAATGCCGCCTCCATCCGCGCGGAGGTGGAGCACAACGCAGCCTCCATTGCCACGGCATTTGAAAATCAGCTGGATGCCCTGTATGCTGCCGAGAGCATGGACCTCTCGGCAGACCTGACCGTTTTGCAGAATATGCTGAAAGGGCAGGGATTGTAA
- a CDS encoding DNA-deoxyinosine glycosylase, with protein MSFAPVYNEHSRALILGTWPSPKSREMSFYYGHPQNRFWPMLAALTGEPVPAREDIEAKKQIILRHGLALWDTLESCTITGASDASIRDVVPNDIADLLAKAPIEAVFCNGATAYKIYTKYLEPVSGIPAVRLPSTSPANAACRPEKLREIWKKELANWILP; from the coding sequence GTGAGCTTTGCACCGGTCTACAACGAGCACAGCCGGGCGCTGATCCTGGGCACCTGGCCCAGCCCCAAGAGCCGGGAAATGTCCTTCTACTATGGCCACCCGCAAAACCGCTTTTGGCCCATGCTGGCGGCCCTGACCGGGGAGCCTGTGCCTGCCCGGGAGGACATCGAAGCGAAAAAGCAGATCATCTTGCGCCACGGGCTGGCCCTGTGGGATACGCTGGAAAGCTGTACCATCACCGGCGCGTCGGATGCGTCCATCCGGGACGTGGTGCCCAATGATATTGCAGATCTGCTGGCAAAAGCGCCCATTGAGGCTGTTTTTTGCAACGGGGCTACGGCATATAAGATCTATACAAAATATCTCGAGCCGGTCAGCGGCATCCCGGCGGTCAGGCTGCCCAGCACCAGCCCCGCCAATGCCGCCTGCAGGCCGGAAAAATTACGGGAGATCTGGAAGAAGGAATTGGCGAACTGGATTCTGCCTTGA